GTGTAGTTGTGATTCCTGTGTCTACTGGGGATAGATCAAGTCAGGATCATTAGCACAACCATCTCTTCAAAGCTTTATCATTTTGTTGTGGAGAGTACATTcaaatctctctcctctctgtgtgATATACAATGCATTTCTGTTCTTATGTTTACCCTGTGGTGTCCCAAACACCTAAGATTATTACTTTTCTCCAACAATAACATGTGTCTATGATTTAGCCATCACTCACCCCCTTCCATACTATAACTATCTTATGTCCCGTTTCtagttttaaactttttcttaaattcatattctgaaacaatccttatgaaaatcttgaatttagacaaattattccttttttataagatgaaaaactttatgaattttatggtattttaatttaaatgcagCTGAATGTTTTTACTCTTTGCATATCAAATTACACCTGTTAGAATACACTTAGTAACCTTGCTTTTAGTGAAGTCACAGAAATACTGCAACCTGAAATTACTTTTCTATTTACCATTCTATAAAAACATGTTTACTAAACCCAAATATGTGTTACCTTGTGGAATTCAGAAGCCAAGGGTACTTGAAATTATATTTAGCAGTCGATGTTTATgtactttaattttataaataaatcacaTGTGCCCTCTAGTGAACATTTATGAAGATTAATCCcattatgttaaatttaatttactcAGTTTTAACTGTTAATTATGGGTTATCCATGAAAAACAAACTTACTCAACATTCTAAGCATCTTTTCTCAACCAAAGACAAATCCTAAAAGCAATGGAAATTATGCTTTAAACATCTTATACTGCTCAAACTTTACACAAATCAGTGCTCCTCAGTGTGAGGTTTCACAACAGTAAGAATAAGCATGTAGTAGGGGGGCTGATAAACCAAACCAATCTGTGATTCAAGATTTGTCCAGAGGAGAGACAATGGATCCCATCAAAACCTTGCTCTTAAGGGGAgtattttttttgctatttaattCCTGGGGCATGTTATTTCCTCCTTAAACAAAATCTTGGTTAAGATCACATGGATCATTCTCCCAGGGTCGCTTTGGCCCAAATGGCCTTTTTCGCTTTTAGAAGACCTCCAGAGGAGGaagcttgtttttccttttcctgggAGACACTTGCCAAAGAAATTGTTGCTGTTTGGGTGAGAATgttatttatgcatttaatttaaacAACAATTTTATCCCTGGAGGAGGACTAGATAATctggcatatacacacacacatatacaaagaaaaaataaagtactaaTCTCTTCCCTACTGCCAGTTTGCATTCAAGGGGTTGGAGCACAGGATATCTTTGAGCAGGACCTGTCTCCCTCATCATCATCACAAGGCCATTAACTTTGAGTGATCTCAGCTCTGTCAATTGTACCCAGAGGTACAAATTCTTTGGGCTTTTTTCTGAAACGAGGCAGATTGATATTCAATGGAAGAGGCCCTTGACCATCCCTTTGCAGAGGCTGCCAATAAACCTCAGGATGGCTTTAGTTTGTGTTTTTTTAGTTTGGTGGGACACTGTCACAGCAAGAACCCAAAAACAACTCAGCAAGGTCCTCAGCCCCCCCAGACCCCACCGGCCAGCAGAAGCAGTTGACCAAGTCCCACTTTAAAACTCTAGTTTTACACCTGGGGGCAAAAAGGGGGCTCTAAGGCAGGGCAGAGTCCAGGTCCTCTTGTGACTGAATGCTCCCTCTTCGCCTCCAATGCCAACCCAGTAAGGAGGACACGATTTTgagaataagggaaaaaaaaagtttgattgtTTTGCTAAcagaggagaaacacaggggtctcctgtctcagaggctgtgattctgcccatcagcaggaacagggggctttcagaggtgattcaaaggccaCATTCCACATGCTTTCTGTAGGAGTTGGGATTCGCTGATTAAATTGTAAGAAATTCATttttgagatcttctggtgccatccccaaagcctggattccttccttcctataggactgtgtactcaaggacagataaatctgcccaggtttaaaatgaagaagaaaggcCACCCTATTTCCCCTGAGATCAGGGAGGAGGAAAGATCCAGAGGaacagggagagaaggagaaagagaaacatgGTCGATTTCCAAAATAAGTTGCAGGGGCAGAGCCCAAGGGCTGTATTCCAAGCACAAAGTCGACCACTGTTACTCTcttgaccatttttatttttaagcctaGGCAGCTTTTGGGGGACTTTTCCCCTCAGCCCAGGGCTGGTGTCCCTTACCCACACTGGGGTGACCTGTGACTTCTTGGAGACAGATGGAGAAGCAGTGCCTTTTACACCAGCGACTGCGTTTCTAGCTGTTCAGACTCCTCATGACTTGCtaccaaaagctcagtccttgtccttGATGCCAATTGAATGATGGGGACACagttttgaaaaggaaaagtcaGTTTTACTGTTTTGCTAGCTAAAGAGAGACACAGGAGGCTCCTATCCCAGGGGCTGTGATTCTGCTCATCCAGGAGAACCGAAGGTGTTGAAGAAGTGACTCATTCCAGGTGTTCCCTATGGAGGGCTGTGATCCACGTGTTATTTGGGGGACAGCCAGTCCTTGGATTGCCATCCCTGAAGTCTGAATTGTACTTGGTTCCTGTGGTGGCTGTGTgttcaaggacagataactcagCCTAGGGTTGTAAAAACCTGATCCTGTTCCCTACCCCCAGGttagggagaaggggagggagaagaggaaaggaaaacaggcccattttaaaataaccctcctggcagagcagcaagggctgtaTTCAAATCACGAGGGGGACCACTGTCACATGACTACATAATAGGAAATAAGGTCACTCTACAAAAATATCCGTTTCACCCTCCTATCATGCAGGGCCATATTCATAAGTAAGAGGCATTAAGATCTGGAAGCCTCATTCCAAGGGCCACCCTTCAACTTAGGACATGGATGTCTTCAGTGTGACTGTTAGCAACATCTGGGTGCTGTAGGAAATCAGCAAGGGAAACTTGACTGCTGCAGAAGAAGATCTGCCCAGGTTTTTAACTCTAACACAGCACAGCCCCTTGCTTTAATAGGAGGAGTGTGGGGTCACAATCTACGTGACTGACTAATTAAAATGGGGAGGACCAGGAGAAGGGCTGTGGTGATGACTGCATCACCTTCTACTCTCTAGGCACTGTGATTGGAAGACCGAGGACAAAGGGAGATAGATTGGGGGCTCAATATGAGCATTTTTCAACCAAATGACAGAGGCAGGAAACGGGAAGCAAACCTCCGGTCAGAAAGCTTTTCTTTCATCTGCAGTGAAGTCAGTGGACCAGGTACAGGAGGGCTCATTTTCTGGGTATGGAAAATGGTCCCCTGGTTACAGAAAAAGTCTGGGTTTTACAGTTGACCACCAGAGCGAATGCACCATTGGAGACTGCAGATGTGCAGTTTGGACAGTCAGCAACCTAGTTGTGCAGGTGAAAATTTTAGCTCAGGAAGGCAGgtgtaaaaagttttaaatttgttgtCACGGGGAAAAGCCCACAACGCGGTGTTCACTGCTTGTCTCTTGGACACACTGGTACCTAGAGCTTCATTATTTGCTTTTCACCACTTAGGACTCATCTGCAATGGAAAGGGTAAACGTTCAGGGCCCAGCACTTCAGTATTTGCCTCCTCCCTTCAGAACTGTGAGGTTAGTGCTTGGCTAGTTTCCTGTCCCTCCACCTGAGCTGCACCTTCTCTCCACTTTTCTTCAGGGGCTGGCTATTTTGcaggaatattattttccataactcTTCACTCAAAATGCCTGCATTCCAACCGCATGGTCTGGTAACTGGAAAAGAGCTCTTCCTAAATATGCAGGAGGAAATGTAGGTTTTAGGTGGCAGCACGCacatttttgttacatattaggAAACTTAGAGAACAGGTTTCACTTTGACAGAAATTAATGTTCCACAGACTCCACAGAGAGGGCAGTTACCAAAGCACAGAGAGACGGGCACTCAGCTGTCTGCCTCTGGCCCCATGTCCAGGTACAGCCTCTGCATCTCCTGCAACCTCCTGGGGACCCTGAGGAGCACATGTCCTGGGGGGAGGCCACCTCAGGTAGGACTCAGTGAAGCCCAAATGCCTGAAATGACCCATGAATGTCTGAAATCACTGCCACGAACAACAATCCTCTTTACTATCTCTGTGCACTAGAGTTAGGTTTCCTTTTTCTTGGAGAACTCAAGGCATCTTTATAGATAAAAAGTCCAATATTGCAAAATGATCTGAAGCCTCTGAGATAATCTAAATGTGTAAATTTTGTAAATAATGGAACTGTGCAGGCTGGGTGATAATGCGACAGCATAAGGACACAGTTTTCTAGGAACTGCCCCATCCTCCCCGCAATTGATCATGAAAATTCAATTTCTGTGCCTCACCGGAGGTCCTCCTGTGAGGTGGGCACATACTTTCCGTGTCCTCCGCTTGTGGTTCTCTCAGAGCGCACAGCAGAGTTTGCTAGAGCTACAAACGCTCCTTCAGTTTCTGCTTCTCTGAAACCCAAGCAAAGAAAATGGtttaaagaacttaaattatgtgccaaatatttcaaattgaatgaaaaaaatactcaGGTTTCAAGCCAATCTAAAATGCACGTGGTCATTATGAGGTCTCATACACTCAGGACAAGGTAGTGGTGGAAGAAGAAGGTGTTCTGGTGAAGCAGGAGTCCTGTCACTGGGACTCACTCTGGAAGCCCAAATCCAAGTCAGATAACACCTCACAGAGGAGGAGCTGCCCTTCCCAGGAGCTTCCTCAAGGCCCCCTTCatgtccctgttcctcaggctgtagatgaaggggttcatcATCTGAGGGACCACAGAGTACATCACTGAGGCCACTGCAGTCTTCCTGGGGGAGTCGGTCACCTCAGAGCTAATGTACACCCCAAATCCTGTCCCATAGAACAGGGAGACAACCGAcaggtgagacccacaggtggAAAAGGCCTTGTGCTTTCCTCTGGATGATGGCATCCTCAAGACAGAGCACACAATGTGAGTGTAAGAGAAAATGATCCCAGAGATAGATGCAACCGCAAGGAGACCAGTGACCAGGTAGACCAGCAGGTTATTGATGAGGGTGTCAGAACAGGCCAGCTTGATGACCTGAGCAAGTTCACAGAAGAAGTGGGGGATCTCCAGggcttctgtgcagaaggacagtcgcAGCACCATCAGAGTGTGTAGCAGGGCATCCACAGTGCTGATGAGCAGGGAGATCAGAATCAGCTGGACACACAGGCAGGGGTTCATGATGACCGTGTACCTCAGGGGATGACAaatggccacatagcgatcaTAGGCCATCACTGTTAGGAGACAGTTCTCTAAACCACCAAAAATCAAGGCAAAACAGACCTGGGAGAGGCAGTCAGTGTATGTGGTGCTCTGAACCTCTGTTAGGATGCTCACCAGCATCTTTGGGATCGTGCTTGTGCTGAAACAGATGTCATTAAAGGACAAGTTGGAGAGGAAGACATACAtcggggtgtggaggtgggggtcagAGCTGACAGCCAGGATGATGAACAGATTTCCCATCAtagtgaccaggtacatggacaggaacagGCTGAAGATgaggggctgcagggctgggtcATCTGTCAGTCCTAGGAGAAGAATTTCTGAAATAGCTGTGTGGTTTCTTGTTTCCATGTTGTTCAAATCTGAAAAAAGTTTTGGGTGAAAAGAGAATATATGGATAGAAGCAGAAACACTTTCAAATAAAACCTCACCTACAAAAACCATGGTCTGATGATTTCTagacttcagaactgtgagaaaaaagttcttttttaggCCACCCTATCTCTGGTACTTGATTATGGCAGCCCTATAACGTGTACACTCACAAAATGACATTCTCAACATCTGTATGCAACATCTGTATACATATTCAAGGGGATTTCAGAATATGTTATAATATCATCATTGTTGTACAGAGTTCAAGATGAACTTCATGTAGAACGGGGACCTTTTGCAGAGAGTACACAGGAGAAGTGGAGGACCCCTGTTCCTCCCTCCCATTTTGCTCATCCacccctcctctgcccccactGTTCCCAAGGATGAAATTCTAGTGCATATTTGCCCCTCAAGTCAAAGCATTTCCTAAGCTACTCTGTATTACCTGGTCGGCTTCAAGAGGAATGGTTTCAGCATCTCTCCCAGATATTAACCTTAGAAGACATGTCCTCAGGAAATGCAGAGAAACTAAATGAGTCCTCTCTAGGAAGAGGCCCAGTTGCTGTGTCCCTATGAAGCAGGTCTTTTGAATGAGGTGGTCACAGGCTGACTCCTGTACTCTCTCTTTCCCTGGGGCTCAATACCCAAAGCTCCTCATTAAACCCGTTAGTTTACAATCATTCAGATCCCAGGAGTGCACATCTTTTAAGACCAAGAGgacagaaaatagaaatttgGAATGGCCGATTTCCTGACTCTGTAGGGCACATGTGCACAATTCAGtgctccacattttttatttttctgctcatCTTCATTTTATGAACCTAGCTTTCAAAACTTAATGACTTCCAGTATcccttttaaataataaacaaaaaatccACGTAATTACTAATACCAGGTACACTGATTCCTGTTGTAGATGGAACCATATACTTTATATTTGTGGGCATAAAGAATGTAATTATATTAACTAAGATGTCATGAAAATACAAACATCCAGGAAGCGTCTTTACCAATGTCACACTGATGTttaattaaacttaatttttgtttttttaggctTGTACAGAACATCATGCTGTACCCCAACATATTGATCCTAATGATCATATTGATTCTAGTCACTGTTGATTGGCAAAATTACTGATAGTACAGCAAATTCATGTTTATAATTCCATAAGTAATTAAGTCCATAAGTACTTTTTTCAATCTTGttggaatattttcattaattttcttcataaatggaaaatttttgagttaaaataaaaaattttaatcaaagcGTTAATTATAAAATCATCAAAACGTAGTACAGTGCAGATGTGCCCATACACTCAGAACATTTGTGCTCATTTTGAAACCTCTTACAATTAAGTTCAACATTTCCTGAGTTTATCTGTCCATTTTATTAACACAGACTCCAGTTAtgttaaaaaatacttgaaaatctaGTGATGGAAAGAACTTAcatcaacaaagaaaacaaacaaaagcttgAAGAGAGTCTACAGGACGGGAGATCaatgccacctgctcctcagatgaGGCATTGATATccagaacatattaaaaaaaactcaaaagtcataacagcaaaaaatgaaataacccaCTTTTAAAATGGGGAACTGaactaaatgaaagaagaaataaagatggttaagaagtatatgaaaaaatgtttggtatcttgagcaattagagaaatgcaaaatcaaaaaccacattgagattttatctgactccaggcagaatggcagttctcaagaatacaaataatagcaAATGTTAGTGAGGACTGGGGGGAAGGCCCACTCATTGATtgtttgtgggactgcaaattagtgccaAAAACTCCtgaaagcagtatggcgattcctcatcaaactagaaatggaaccaccataagaCCCAGCTATCCCCACTCCTGAGTATATATCCATACTACTATACATAGCATACTATACATAGCTGTATACTACAGCTAAGGCTACAGAAGACTATCCTGAGACTTGAGGGCCTACAATTATGATTTGAAATactttattggggctggggatgtggctcaagtggtagcgcgttcACCTGGCATACATGCGGCACGGGTTggaccctcagcatcacatacaaacaaagacgttgtgtccaacgaaaactaaaaaataaataaatattaaaaaattctctctctctcactctctctcactctttctaaaaaaatgaaatactttattGTTAGGACTTTTAATGGAATTATTAATTGTTCTCTCATGAATGTACATGATGAGGTGGGAATTGCTATTGACTTTAAGAATTTAGAGGATTTGGATAAATTTGATGGAGAGGAGCTAGGTTTAATTCATGAAGACTCGAGGTGCGGCTGCTTGATACAGTTATGGAAGCTGGCTTACGGTTGTAAACCATTGATCCTTGTGTGTTAGCATTTTTACTGTAACTTATGGGAATTGAATAATAATTCCTAGGTTAAAATAATGAATAggagaaattctagaaaatgttACTTGATCAGTGTTTTTGGATTAGAGATGATAGATGAAACTCTAACTTGAATGTGGACAATAGTTCAGGAGGGAGTTCTAATCAGATTACAACTAATAGAACTGGTACTGATTTGGGGCTTATAGTTAAATTTAGGTGGGGAGATAGTGTATAATAATTGGGAAATATTCTAACATGTTTGCACATTTAGAGAAATTTGAATGatatttgtttttgagttttaaagTTAATAGATTAAGTTCTGCTGACGTGGCAACACCTACA
This is a stretch of genomic DNA from Ictidomys tridecemlineatus isolate mIctTri1 chromosome 2, mIctTri1.hap1, whole genome shotgun sequence. It encodes these proteins:
- the LOC101957988 gene encoding olfactory receptor 7G2, with protein sequence METRNHTAISEILLLGLTDDPALQPLIFSLFLSMYLVTMMGNLFIILAVSSDPHLHTPMYVFLSNLSFNDICFSTSTIPKMLVSILTEVQSTTYTDCLSQVCFALIFGGLENCLLTVMAYDRYVAICHPLRYTVIMNPCLCVQLILISLLISTVDALLHTLMVLRLSFCTEALEIPHFFCELAQVIKLACSDTLINNLLVYLVTGLLAVASISGIIFSYTHIVCSVLRMPSSRGKHKAFSTCGSHLSVVSLFYGTGFGVYISSEVTDSPRKTAVASVMYSVVPQMMNPFIYSLRNRDMKGALRKLLGRAAPPL